The following are encoded together in the Ovis aries strain OAR_USU_Benz2616 breed Rambouillet chromosome X, ARS-UI_Ramb_v3.0, whole genome shotgun sequence genome:
- the HTATSF1 gene encoding HIV Tat-specific factor 1, which produces MSGNNLDANDEFDEQLRMQELYGDTKDDDTEKDPGGETDSFGQQPTDTPYEWDLDKKAWFPKITEDFIATYQANYGFSNDGASSSTASIQDVSARPAEEPPQRQPPEPSDLKKKGEKRKAESGWFHVEEGRNTNVYVSGLPPDITVDEFIQLMSKFGIIMRDPQTEEFKVKLYKDNQGNLKGDGLCCYLKRESVDLALKLLDEDEIRGYKLHVEVAKFQLKGEYDASKKKKKCKDYKKKLSMQQKQLDWRPERRAGPSRMRHERVVIIKNMFHPMDFEDDPLVLNEIREDLRVECSKFGQIRKLLLFDRHPDGVASVSFKDPEEADYCIQTLNGRWFGGRQITAQAWDGTTDYQVEETTREREERLRGWEAFLNAPEANRGLQRSNSIRAPERAGPSRVRHFSEHPGTSQTNVQAAATEMAFEEPIDEKKFEKMEDGGEVEEAASEKDAKESGPEKEAEGPQEESEESCLERESKEGCSKREREEDFPERESGEGSPEKEREEGNPNKESKETVPERESKKKKLKTDPDKNGREKESEEEGPSKESEGEASPQKVASEDDDSEQESEDCSEKQFDDGSEKELEENGLEKGFEEDASDKEFNENIPEKELDENESEKSEFEDDSSEKVFDEEGSEKELDEESDEKEEEEDAYEKVFDDESDEKEDEEDAEEKELEDADEKDEEDDADEKVFEDSDGKEDEEDGDVKEDEDIDEKVFEDDDSNEKLFDDDSSDKLFEDSDERGTVGGLGNVKEEGPLSTGSSFVLSSDDDDDDDTI; this is translated from the exons ATGAGCGGCAACAACTTGGATGCGAATGACGAGTTTGATGAGCAGTTGCGAATGCAAGAATTGTACGGAGACACCAAGGACGACGACACCGAGAAAGATCCCGGTGGAGAAACCGATTCTTTCGGGCAGCAGCCGACTGACACCCCGTACGAGTGGGACCTAGACAAGAAGGCTTGGTTCCCCAAG ATCACTGAAGATTTCATTGCTACATATCAGGCCAATTATGGCTTTTCTAACGATGGCGCATCGAGTTCTACTGCAAGTATCCAAGATGTCAGTGCCAGGCCTGCAGAAGAACCTCCGCAAAGACAACCCCCTGAACCCAGTGAtctgaaaaagaagggagaaaagagaaaggctgAATCAG gatggTTTCATGTTGAAGAAGGCAGAAATACAAATGTTTATGTATCTG GTTTGCCTCCAGACATTACAGTGGATGAATTTATACAGCTCATGTCAAAGTTTGGCATTATTATGAGAGATCCTCAAACAGAAGAATTTAAGGTCAAGCTTTACAAAGATAATCAAGGAAATCTTAAAGGAGATGGACTTTGCTGTTATTTGAAG AGAGAATCTGTGGATCTGGCATTAAAACTTTTGGATGAAGATGAAATTAGAGGCTACAAATTACATGTGGAGGTGGCAAAATTTCAGTTGAAGGGAGAATATGACGCctcaaagaagaagaagaagtgcaAAGACTACAAGAAAAAGCTGTCTATGCAACAAaa GCAGTTGGATTGGAGACCTGAGAGACGAGCTGGCCCATCCCGAATGCGCCATGAGCGAGTTGTCATCATCAAAAACATGTTTCATCCAATGGATTTTGAG GATGATCCACTGGTGTTGAATGAAATCAGAGAAGACCTTCGAGTAGAGTGTTCAAAGTTCGGACAAATTAGGAAGCTCCTTCTCTTTGAT AGACACCCCGATGGTGTGGCCTCTGTGTCCTTTAAGGATCCAGAGGAAGCTGATTATTGTATTCAAACCCTCAATGGAAGGTGGTTTGGTGGGCGTCAAATCACTGCCCAAGCATGGGATGGAACTACGGATTATCAG GTGGAGGAGACCAcaagagaaagggaggaaaggcTGAGAGGATGGGAGGCTTTCCTCAATGCTCCCGAGGCCAACAGAGGCCTACAGCGTTCAAATTCCATCCGTGCTCCAGAAAGGGCAGGGCCTTCTAGAGTTAGGCATTTTTCTGAGCATCCTGGCACATCTCAAACAAATGTTCAAGCAGCTGCAACTGAAATGGCATTTGAAGAACCTATAGATGAAAAGAAGTTTGAGAAAATGGAAGATGGGGGAGAAGTTGAAGAAGCTGCTTCTGAAAAAGATGCTAAAGAAAGTGGCCCTGAGAAAGAAGCTGAAGGTCCCCAAGAAGAATCTGAAGAGAGCTGCCTTGAAAGAGAGTCTAAGGAAGGCTGTTCCAAAAGAGAGCGTGAAGAAGACTTCCCCGAGAGAGAGTCTGGAGAAGGCAGCCCTGAGAAAGAGCGTGAAGAGGGTAATCCTAACAAAGAGTCAAAAGAGACTGTCCCTGAAAGAGAATCCAAAAAGAAGAAACTCAAAACGGATCCTGACAAGAACGGCCGTGAGAAGGAGTCTGAAGAAGAAGGCCCCAGCAAGGAGTCTGAGGGGGAGGCCAGCCCCCAAAAGGTGGCTTCTGAAGATGACGACTCAGAACAAGAGTCTGAAGACTGCTCAGAAAAGCAGTTTGACGATGGCTCTGAGAAAGAGTTAGAAGAAAATGGCCTTGAGAAAGGTTTTGAGGAAGATGCCTCTGACAAGGAATTTAATGAAAACATTCCGGAAAAAGAGTTAGACGAAAATGAGTCTGAAAAATCAGAATTCGAAGATGACAGCTCTGAAAAAGTGTTTGATGAAGAAGGCTCTGAGAAAGAGTTAGACGAAGAGTcagatgaaaaggaagaagaggaagatgcATATGAAAAGGTATTTGATGATGAGTCAGATGAGAAAGAGGACGAAGAAGATGCAGAAGAAAAGGAACTTGAAGATGCTGATGAAAAAGACGAAGAAGATGATGCAGATGAAAAGGTATTTGAAGATTCGGACGGAAAAGAAGATGAGGAAGATGGAGATGTAAAGGAAGATGAAGACATAGATGAAAAGGTGTTTGAAGATGATGATTCCAACGAGAAGTTGTTTGATGACGACTCCAGTGACAAATTGTTTGAAGATTCGGATGAGAGAGGGACTGTGGGTGGCCTAGGGAATGTTAAGGAGGAAGGGCCCTTGTCCACAGGCAGCAGCTTTGTTCTCagtagtgatgatgatgatgatgacgacaCTATTTAA
- the BRS3 gene encoding bombesin receptor subtype-3 (The RefSeq protein has 1 substitution compared to this genomic sequence) — MSQRQPQSPNQTLISTTNDTESSSSVVPNDSTNKRRTGDNSPGIEALCAIYITYAVIISVGILGNAILIKVFFKTKSMQTVPNIFITSLAFGDLLLLLTCVPVDVTHYLAEGWLFGRIGCKVLSFIRLTSVGVSVFTLTILSADRYKAVVKPLERQPPNAILKTCAKAGCIWIMSMIIALPEAIFSNVYTFQDPDKNVTFKACASYPVSERLLQEIHSLLCFLVFYIIPLSIISVYYSLIARTLYKSTLNIPTEEQRHARKQIESRKRIAKTVLVLVALFALCWLPNHLLYLYRSFTSQTYMDSSTVHLFVTIISRILAFSNSCVNPFALYWLSNTFQQHFKAQLFCCKAGRPDPTAANTPLDNLAVMGRVPGAASTQMSEISVSPFTGCSVKKEDDRV, encoded by the exons ATGTCTCAAAGGCAGCCTCAGTCACCTAATCAGACTTTAATTTCAACCACAAATGACACAGAATCATCGAGCTCCGTCGTCCCTAATGATTCCACAAATAAAAGAAGGACCGGAGACAACTCTCCAGGAATAGAAGCATTGTGTGCCATCTATATCACTTATGCCGTGATCATTTCAGTGGGCATCCTTGGAAATGCTATtctcatcaaagtctttttcaagaCCAAATCCATGCAAACAGTTCCCAATATTTTCATCACCAGCCTGGCTTTTGGAGATCTTTTACTTCTGCTAACTTGTGTGCCAGTCGATGTAACCCACTACCTGGCAGAGGGATGGCTGTTCGGAAGAATTGGATGTAAGGTGCTCTCTTTCATCCGGCTCACTTCTGTCGGTGTATCAGTGTTCACGTTAACAATTCTCAGTGCTGACAG ATACAAGGCAGTTGTGAAGCCCTTGGAGCGTCAGCCCCCCAATGCCATCCTGAAGACCTGTGCCAAAGCTGGCTGCATCTGGATCGTGTCTATGATCATTGCTCTACCGGAGGctatattttcaaatgtatatacTTTTCAAGATCCTGACAAAAATGTAACATTTAAAGCGTGTGCCTCTTACCCTGTTTCTGAGAGGCTCCTGCAAGAGATACATTCTCTTCTGTGCTTCTTAGTATTCTACATTATTCCACTTTCGATTATCTCTGTCTATTATTCTCTGATTGCTAGAACTCTTTACAAAAGCACCTTGAACATACCTACTGAGGAACAAAGGCATGCCCGCAAGCAG ATTGAATCCCGGAAGCGAATTGCCAAAACAGTTCTGGTGCTGGTGGCTCTCTTTGCTCTCTGCTGGTTGCCGAATCACCTTCTGTATCTCTACCGCTCATTCACTTCTCAAACCTATATGGACTCCTCTACCGTTCACTTATTTGTCACCATCATCTCTCGGATTCTGGCTTTCAGCAATTCTTGTGTAAACCCCTTTGCTCTTTACTGGCTGAGCAATACCTTCCAGCAGCATTTTAAAGCTCAATTATTCTGTTGCaaggcagggaggcctgaccCTACTGCTGCTAATACCCCTCTTGACAACCTAGCAGTGATGGGAAGGGTCCCGGGTGCTGCAAGCACTCAGATGTCTGAAATTAGTGTGTCCCCATTCACTGGCTGCAGTGTGAAGAAGGAAGATGACAGAGTCTag